The sequence TCCTGGTCGAGCGGGATGAGGCACTCAGGATAGCGCAGGGATTCTGCAAAAGAAGTTTCTGGAGCAGGAGGTATCTTGAGAGAATAACCGTTTTTGATCGGATATACTGGCCTCTTATCCTGATTGAGGTGAAGTATCTGGGTGGGATCCTGAAGAAGACGACACGAAAGAGTTCGTTCATTCTTGAGGGATTTCGTGGGGAGAGGGTTGATCTCAATGACGGACTTCGCATTCATCCCGGATTTCGGGAGCTGATCGGCCTTGATGAAACCGCTGTCTCAATACTCTCGGTACTGTCGCCATCCGGTCTGACCGATCTCGAGATCGAGGCAGAGACTGTGCTTGGACCGGCAAGGGTGAAGAAGGGGATCAAACTCCTTCAGAAGCAGAAGCTGATCACCACAATGACGTCGGAGGAGGGGGCGACCGTCTTTGTGCCGCTCCTCGCACACCCCATCCCAAAACTCCAGGGACTCCACCAGTCATTCCGCCAAAATCTCATCCCCCTCTCAGGCGAGTCACGAAGCCCCCTGATAACAGAAGACGCCCTTCGGAAGATCCTCAAAGGGCTTGAACCATCAGCGGAGATCACCCGGTTCAGGACGATATACTATCCGGTCTATGAAGCGACCATTGCCACAGGGGGAGGCAGCCGGCGTCTCTTCCTTGATGGGATCACCGGCCGGGAAGTGAGCGGTTATTCTGAATAAGGAGTAATTCCATTTTACACGCATTTTTGCAACTTTTTTTTACGGGTAGATTTATAAATCAGGGCGTCTCTAAACGAGTATGGATGAATGCTTCTCTTTTCGGTGTATCGTCTGTGGTTTCATCTATGATCCGATGAGAGGAGATCCGATGCGGGGGATCGAACCCGGGACTCAACTTGAAGATCTCCCTGATGACTATACCTGCCCCGTCTGCGGGGTTTTCGTTGTCACCGGAAACTCGCCCTTTGTTCTGATCGAGTCAGAAGGCAGTGGGTGCGGGCTGGAGAGGATGTATGGCGGACGGGAGGAGGAAGAGAGATGATATGTGCGGAGACAGGTGATCCCCGATGATACATCCTGATGAGAAGAATCTGCGGATTGAGCGGATCAAAGCGCTCTCCACCAGCACGTACCGGGATGTCCTCATCTACGATGAGAAGACCTGCGGGGGCATCTATAATGGAGAGGAGATCGACCCAAAGAGTGCCGGCCGTTTACGGAAGAGGGGGCCGTATGTTATCATCAGTGAGATTGACGAGCAGGGCGATGGATAAAAGACTATCTTTTTTTATGCGAGGGGGGCGATTCGAACGCCCGAACTCCTACGAGACTGGGTCCTAAGCCCAGCGCCTTTGACCTGGCTTGGCAACCCTCGCGCAGATCAGTATAGGCACTCTGATAATAAATAGAGGAATGGTTCTTTCACCATCATTCGGCCTTCGGGTCGCTGGCGACTTCCTGCTTCTTTGCCATCTCAAGTTCGCGGAGAAGGAGAATGTATCCTGAGACGACGAAGGCAATAATCAGAGGTCCAAGGATAAACCCGATGAGGCCCATGATAGCCAGTCCCCCAAAGAAGCCGATCCACATCAGGAGGGGGTTGATACTCGCCCGCATGCCCATGATGAGAGGGCGGAAGACGAGATCCGGGAGTGCGCAGACGACCGGATAGCCGACAAGACCGATCATGGCGACACCCCGGTAATCACCCATCGAAAACGCATAGATTCCGAGGAAGAGCATCAGGAGCGAGGGGCCAAGGATGGGGACCAGCTGGAACATGGCAGCTATCGTCGCATAAAAGAGGATGTGATCATAGCCGAGGACATAAAAGAATGGGATTGCAAGGAGGAAGGTGATCAACGCTGTCACCACATGCACCACATAGATTGCATAGAGCGTATCAACAACGGTCTTTGATATCTCCCGCAATCCTGAGGAGAGACGGCCTGGAAGGGCATTGACAGCCCGGATATACATCTCCTCTCCTTTATACAGGAAAGCCATCAATGCCATCAGGAAGATAAGAATATCAAGGACAATCCTTGGAGCATGATAAATGAGGGAAATACCCCATGCAGTCAGATTATTTATCTGGAGCGTGATCCAATCGTTCAGTTCGCTCTCTCCAACCGTCGGTGTCCCGGACGCGCCGAGTGTGGTCAGCCAGAGGAGGATTGTGTCGATAATCTCCTCAATTAATGCGGAATTTGTATAAAAGACAGCGATTGTAAAACTGATCACAAACGTCACAAAGACGATGACAAAGGTTGCAATAAGGAGTGCGGAGACCCCCGGATTAATCACCCTGGTCAGCTGCCGATGGATGGGGAGGAGAATAACGGCAAGTGTTCCTGCCAGGATGATGATTGCCAGCAGCTGCCAGAAGAAAATTGCGGCGGCTGCCATGATTACACCAGTTACCAGCAGCACATTCTTATCAGGATATCCTCCACCGGGCATTTCACAGAGTGATACTCCTCGATACCTTATAAGAATATAGTCAGAAAATTTCGGAACTGATGTTAGAAACATAAGGTTTTACTATTCCTGCGTCGATATATCGAATCAGCTTTGATGCAGAATGCTTGAAGAATATGGACGAATACTAATTGCAGCTGCACTGTCCTGGATACTTTTTGTATCTGTCGATGTATTCTGGCGTCTTCCCGAAAAAGGAGGCGTCAGTGGCGCCAAAGCCATTGGTGAGCTGATTGCCCGGCGTGGGGGCGATCGAAACGGTGGCTGGATGATGGGCAACATCGTCTCATCACCTGATGCATCCGCCGGAACCCTTCTTGCGGCATGCGGGGTCTTTGTCGCCGGTATTCCAGGGGGCATTGCAGCAGCTCTTCTCGTATTCATTGGAAACAGGATCTGTCATGATCCCGGATATGCAGGGACAACCGGAGCACTCATCGCAACCGGTATCATTGCACTCTCCATGCAGTCTGGCTTTATGCCATCCGACTTCATCGTTGGGACGGTCATTGCAATCCTTACGATACAGGGCCTCTCCCTCACAAAGGCAAGCCATCTCCTTGGCATTTTCTGGAGGTGGAGAGCCTGATTGCAGCCGCCATCTGCCTTCTGATAGCAGTCTATGGTGCCTTCAGGGCTGTCATCGAAAAGGAGACTCTCGCCAGACTGCCTTTTGTAAATGTGATGAACTTCGGGATCGCCGGAGCCATCGTCCTGATCCTTCCCCATCCCCTCACACTCGTTGCAGCAGCTGCATACTTCATCGGATCTACCCTTGAGGCAAATGCAATTGCCAGTGCCTATGCAAAACGGGGTGGCACATGATCGATAGTCTGGTTATCCTGCTCCTGACAGTGCTGATCACGCTTGGAGCGGTCGCTACCGCACTCTGGAAAGGACCCTTTGACAAGCTGATCGGGCTTTCGATCATCACTGCCGGGATCATACCGTTCGTCGTGATGAGAGGGTATCTGGATGTTGCAATCGTCGTCGTCCTCATCGTTCCGCTCTCAACGATCATCATCCTGCTTCTGCTTGGGAGGCCGGTTCGATGAGTCCTGAGTTTATCATCGGATGCGGGCTGCTCATCCTTGGAACGATATGTACCGCCTGGCCATCACCGAGGGACTACATCACACGACTGATCAATATCGAAGTGGCGGCATTCGGCCTCCTCCTTGTGATGCTCTCCTTTGATGAGATGATCGCCCTCCTGACATTTGTTGCCGTCTCGGCGGTCAGTGTATTCATCCTCGTCCGGGTTATCGGAAAGAAGGAGGCTGCGGGTCAATGATACGCAAAATATCCAAAATTCTCTCAAATTTCGACAACCTCTCCCGTGTTTATGCTGTCCTGATCATCATCGTCATCCTTGGTGGTCTCATCAGCATCCCCTCGATGGAATATCATGGCGATCGCCTCTATCCAAAGACGATCGACCGTGACAGCCCCCTCGATCCTTATGATCGGGGAGGCGAGCCATTCGAGAGAGCCGATATCCTCGCCGAATACCCGGAGAACAGCCCATACCTCGGCTTCACCACCGCATACCTGACGCCCCTTGCGATGGCGGTTGTTGCCACAACTCCCTATATGGGAACCACTATCGTCGCCCACCCTGGTGGAATAATCGATGAGATCCTCTATGTAACACGGGGACTTGACACCGTCGTCGAGACGGCGATACTCTTCGTCGCCTTTGCAATGGCGGCATATCTGTACCGACGGAGGGATGACGAATGATCACGCCTTTCCATATCGGGTTGTTTGCAGTTTCACTCTGTATCCTTGCCACCTTCCTCGCATTCCTCCAGGAGAAGGATGACCTGCACAAGCTCATCCTGACAGATCTTGCCGCGATTATGGCACTCTTCATCATCGCCCTCGTCGGTACTGATCTCGCGGAGGCGCTCATCCTTCCAGGACTTGTTGTTGGGATATCAAAGCTGATGGCTCTTGCAGAGATCTATCTGGTCAAGGAAGGAATCCAGCAGGAGAAGAGCAGCACAGTTCTTGATATTGAGATCCTTGATACCGCACCTTCAATTCTTGCAGCGATTCTTGTGATCTATGGAATCATCCTGTCCGGATTCTCCGGAGGGGCGATAGCGGGTCTTGGGATCATCTTCTATCTCGCCTTCAAAGCGCATGATGAGAAGTTTGAGCTGATAGAGACGGTCAGTGGATATGCCTGGGTTACATGGATTGCAGCCTTCTTCATCTTCCTCATCTTCCCGTCACAGTGGTTCCTCGCAGTGATGCTGGCAGGAGGGGGAATCCTGCTGAAGGTGATGGCAAAGTTCTCACTCATCGGAACGATGCGGGGTGATCCAGGTGTTTGATCTCAATGTCGAGGGGAGAGAGCTCTTCTCCCTCTCATTTGGAGATATTGTTCCCTACTTCAGTGTCTATACAGGAGCACTCGCTGCATTTGTCATCATCTTCATTCTGATTGCGATTTTCAGCCTCCCTGAACGGCAGGTGAATATCACCTTTGGCGGTGATGCATACTATGCAAAAGAGGTCAATGAACCGGATATGCGATTCTCCAGGTTCATGGCTATCGCCTGTGGTGCAGCCACCCTTGGCGCCATGGTAACCGGGGATATCTTCAACTTCACCCTCTTTGCCGTGATGGTCGGAATAACCAATATCGGTATCGTGGCAGCCTCCGGAAACCGGCATGTTCTCAACGCCGCATATCAGTATGGTATCGTTGCAATGCTTGCAATAGTTCCGCTCTTCGGTGGAGCTGCCCTCATCCTCGCAACGACCGGGAGCCTCTCCATCTGGGTGCTCGCCGGTGCAGGCGTTGTTCCACTCCTTGCAAAAGCCCTCCTCGTCCTTGGAGTGATGGGGGAAGGTATCGCACCATTGTATATCGGTAAAGCCGAGATCATCAGGGCACAGGGAGCGCCGTATGTCCTGATGATCCATTTCAGCTCACTCCTGCTCTTCCTGCGGGTAATTGAGATAGTTCTGGTGATATGATGAAGAGACTCTCCATTCAGTTGTTGGCTATCATCTCAGGTGTGATCCTCGTCATAACATCTGCCGGGGCACACCTTGGAGCAATAGCCCCATCCATCTCTGCAGTAATAGCCATCCTGATTGTGCCGGTTCTGCTCATCTCCGTGGGTCTCCTCTTTGCAGCACGGCTGACCGACGGAGATATTCCGTTTATGGGGTACTGATATGATCGAATATATCCTCGCAGCTATCTTTGCGGGCCTTCTCCTCCACGGCATTCACCGAAAAGTGATCGCACGTGTCCAGGGAAGGCCAGGCCCGCCGATCTGGCAGGAGATACTCCATACCCTCAAGTTCCTTGCAAAAGAGACCTGGATACCAAAGACCGCCAGCCAGGGTGTCTATGTCGGGGTTGTCGCCATATCAATCGGCCTCTGGGTCGCCGCATTTGCCCTCCTGATGGCAGGAGAGAGCCTGCTGCTCCTCTTCGCCCTCTATGTCCTCCATAAGATCGTGGAGCATGGAATAGGGCTTGCCTCAGGCTCGCCGTATACCAAGTTTGGAGCGATACGATCAGTCGTCTCGGCGGCATCGGAGCTTCCGCTCCTCGCCAGTGTCGCTCTCATCTACCTGATCACAGGATCACTGATGCTCCGGGACATTGAGGCGTACCAGGTGATCAACGGACCGCTTCTCCTTCCGGCTCTTCCTGCGGCGATCGCATTGTATATGGTGATCCTCTCAAAGGTCCACTACGGCCCCTTCTCGATCGTCGAGGCAAAAGAACTCGTCTCAGGATACTGGACCGAACACTTCGGGGTCTGGCGCGGGGTAATGAACGCGGCATTCGGTCTGAAGACCTTCGTCCTCCTGTACGCCTTTGTGATGATCTTCATCGGACCGGTCGGGGTTCCGCTGACGCTTCTGCTCATCCTTCTTCTGATGCTGACGCTCTCATTCGTCTGTGCGGCCACACCGATGCTGGCACCCTATGACTCGGTGACGGTTCAGACGATGACAACCGCCCTGATCGCCTGTTATATCATCTACCTGGGGGTCTTTGCATGAGTCTGATTCGCCTCTCAATGGTTGCCGGTGTCGCATTGTATATCGGACTCTTCATGGTTCAGAGTGCATATATGGCATCCATCCTCTATGCCGCGATCATCGGATCCCTGATACTCATCGGTCTTGCCTCCCGATTATTCACCTCAAACAAAGAACAGGCAAAAAAATACGAGATGATCCTGATCTGGTGTTCTCTCCTGACCTTTGCCATCTATGGGATTCTCTATGCAGGAGGTGTGATATAATGGAATATCTGTATGAGAAGGATCTCAGGAGGATGAAACTGCTGATCCTCGGAAGCCGGAGGCACCATGCCGCCACGCAGGAGATTGCCGCAATCCTTGGTATACATATTCAGGGAGCACGAAAGATCCTTATCGAACAGTGTGATATGCTTCTTCTTGAAAACCTGCCAGCCCGGTGTGATGCCGCACGAAGAAAAGGAACCGATATCGAGCAGCAGCTCGGCATCCACCTCCTGACACAGGCAACCCTTCTTATACCACCGGATAAAGGCCAGAAGGCGGTGGCCGGTGTTATGGAGAAGATCGAGAGAGGACTGGAGAGAGAGATTGCATTTAAAGAAGGGAGAGCAGAGATTCTGGAGCTGATCAGATCATGAGTATCATCCAGAGACTGAAGAATACCGTCCGATCACGCTCAATTCATGTCTGCTATGTAAATGTCGGATCCTGCAACGGGTGTGACATTGAGATCATCGCATGCCTCTCCCCGCGCTATGATATTGAACAGTATGGGATCTATGTCCATAACAACCCGCGTGAAGCAGATGTGCTCCTGATAACCGGTGCCTTCTCTCCGCAATGGGAAGATAAACTCAAACAACTCTGGGAGAAGATTCCCCATCCGAAGGTTGCTATCGCCATCGGCAACTGCCCAATCTCAGGTTGTGTATTCAACCGGCCGGAGACGCTCGTCGATCCCCCGGTCTCAAAACATATCCCGATTGCAGCAGAGATTCCCGGTTGCCCGCCACGTCCAACAGAGATTATCAGCACCATCCTCTCACTGGCACCACTCATCTTCAAGGATTACGAGGAGAAGAAGAAATGAAGAAGACAGTTGACATATCCCTCCCAGTTGGTCCGGTACACCCCCTCTTCAAGGAACCCTGCCGGATAAAATGCGAGACACGGGGTGAGTATGTCCTCTCGGCAGAAGTCGAGCTCGGTTATGTAAAGAAAGGGATCGAACGGATTATGCGGGGCCGCCCCTGGCAGGAGGTGATGTTCCTTGCAGAACGGGTCTGTGGGATCTGCTCGGTCATTCATAATTACACCTTCATCGAGGCTGTCGAGAAGATATCCGGGATAACACCCCCTGAACGGGCAGCATACCTCCGTGTCATCGTCAACGAACTCGACCGGATGCAGAGCCATCTTCTGGCAAACTACTCCTACTGCTATACCATCGAGCATGAGACACTCGCGATGTATATCCTCAATCTCCGAGAGACGGTGATGGATCAGCTGGAGCTGATCACCGGTGCACGGATCACCTGCTCATATATCGTCCCTGGAGGTGTCAGGTGGGATCTCCCGGATGAAAAAGAGGAATCCCTCAGGGTGGCTCTTGATCATATCGATTCGGAATTGAGACGCTTTGTGAGGATCTTTGAGACAGGACCTTTCATCGCCCTTCGATCCAAAGGGATCGGCATCCTCACCAAAGAAGCGGCAGAGGCAGCACATGCCGTCGGTCCGACTGCACGGGCAAGCGGGATATCGGTGGACTGTCGATCTGATCATCCGACCTATCAGGCACTTGGCTTTACTCCTGTTGTGCGACAGGAAGGAGATAATTATGCCCGGATCATGGCACGATTTGAGGAGGTCTTTCAAAGCACAAACCTCATCAGGGCGGCTCTTTCCAGGATGAAGCCGGGATCAGTCCGTGGTGGCGGTGTCATACGGGCAGGAGCGATCCAGTACCGGGCAGAGGCCCCGCGTGGCGAACTCCTCTATGATCTCGTCACCGACGAGTATGGCCGTATCCTTGAGATTGCAATCCAGACACCATCTATTATGAATACCCAGGTCTGTGCGCATGAGATGCTGACTGATGCCGAATCCGCAGCCGACATCACATCGATCTTCATCAGTTCAGATCCCTGTATTGCCTGTACGGAGAGGTGACGTTGTGACATCGATCATCTGGTATATCAGAGAGTTCCTCCGTCCTGCATGGATCAGCAGGTTTCTGACAGCGAAGACCGAACCGCTGGTGACCCCGCCGTACTTCAGAGACTTCCCTGTAACGACTGAGAATGAATGTACGCAGTGTCTCGCCTGTATGATGATCTGTCCTGCACCTGAGGCGATCGTTGTTGTGAAACGCGGAGGTATATGGAGACCTGAGATAACAAAAGGGCATTGTATCCGTTGCGGCCTCTGCGTCGAGGCATGCCCGGAGGATGTCCTTGCAAGCGGACAAATTCTTGCAATAAAGAAAGAGGAGAAACTGCTCATCTCAGGGACCTATCATATCAGCATTAATCCAAAGACCTGTATGGGATGTGGAAACTGTTCGGTGGTCTGCCCGGTGAATCGTGAGATCGATCCCTCATTGCGATCAAGTGGGACATCACGATCGAACGAAGTGATCATGCGGGTTGATACCGGCCAGACCAAAGTCTTCCATGAGGAGAAATGTACAGGATGCAAAACCTGCGAGGAACACTGCCCAAACAATGCCATCCGGGTTGCGCGTGTTGTTGAGGCAACAGAGGGGGAGGAGGTATGAGATATACACTCATCTCAGGAAGGACGATCCCGCAGGGATCCTTTGTCGAGCATAAGATCTCACAAGGCTACAGAGAGGCAACCTCGATCCTTTTCATCCATCCGATGGATCTCTTCGATCTTGGTATCGAGTCGGGTGACAATGTCCGTGTCTCAAGTGAGGCAGGATCTGTGGTCCTGAAAACCCAGGAGACAGAGACCTTACGGGAAGGGTGTGTCTTTATTGCCCTTGGACCATATGCAAACGCCATCACCGGCGGATACAGTCATGGAACAGGGATGCCTGATTATAAGGAGATTTCTGTCGAGATTGAACCGACAGACGATCCTATCGTCACGGTATGGGATCTGATGGAAGATATTGGAGGGCTCCGTTATGATAGTTGAAGATGTACCATGCCCTTTCTGCGGCTGTCTTTGTGATGACATCACCCTGACAGTGAAGAACAATCGTATTGTCGGCGTTGAGAACTGCTGTGTGCTTGGTAATGCAAAGTTTCTCTCAAAGAAACGCCTGAAGCACCCGATCATGAGAAAAGACGGTTCATGGGTGGAGGTGAGCTTTGATGAGGCGATTGAGGAGACCGCCCGGATTCTTACCGGAGCAAACCGCCCCCTCCTCTATGGATGGAGCGGAACCTATAATGAGGCGCAGGTGACGGCGGTCCATCTTGCTGAAGAGCTTGGTGCCCTCATCGACAGCACCACATCGGTCTGCCACAACCCTTCCATCATCGCGATTCAGGAGGTGGGCCATCCCGGCTGCACCCTCGGTCAGGTGAAGAACCGGGCAGATCTCGTCATCTACTGGGGGTGCAACCCGATCGAGGCGCACCCCCGCCACCTGAGCAGGTATTCAACCTATGCAGACGGGTACTTCTTTGAAAATACCGTCCGTGACAGAAAAGTCGTCGTCGTCGATATTCGTGAGTCCGAGACGGCAAAGATTGCCGATGAGTTCATCCAGGTGAAACCGGGAGGGGATTATCTCATCCTCTCGGCACTCCGTGCGATGGTGCGAGGACGAGGAGATGTTGTTCCCGCAACGGTTGCAGGTGTGAAGAAGGAGCAGTTGGAGCGGGTCGTTGAGGCCTGCCAGAATGCAAGCTATGGGGCAGTCTTCTTCGGTCTTGGAGTCTCCATGACCAGGGGGAAGTATAAAAATATCAGAAATGCCATCGAGCTCGTCTCTGAACTGAACCGGAAGACGAAGTTTACGATCAGTGCGATGCGGGGCCATTATAACGTCTATGGCTTCAATGAAGTCCTCACCTGGATGGCAGGATATCCGTTTGCTGTAGACTTCTCACGTGGTATCGCTTTTTACAATCCCGGCGAGACAACCGTCATCGATGTACTGGCCAGAAAAGAACCGGATGCATGCCTCGTTGTGGCAAGCGATCCCGGCGCACACTTCCCAAAAACCTGTATTGAACATATGGCAGCAATACCGACCATTCAGATCGATCCATGCGTCAATCCAACGACAGCACTCTGCCAGGTGCAGATCCCCGTTGCGATCACCGGAATCGAGGTTGCAGGAACCGCATACCGAATGGATGGTGTTCCAATCAGGATGAAAAAGGTGGTAGAGACAGAATTTCCAACCGATAAGCAGGTTCTCGACAGGATCTGCGAACGAGTCAGGGAGTTGAATGGAAATGGGTGAGATTCTTCTGAAGAATGCCTGGGTCATCGATCCGATATCGGGCATCAATGGCGAGCTGATGGATATCGCAATGGATGGCGGGAGGATCGTTGAGGACGTATCAGGGAAAGCCGAAGTGATCGATGCACAGGGGTTCCTCACCCTGCCAGGGGGTATTGACTCTCATACCCATACCTCCGGGACGAAGGTGAACTTTGGGAGATACATGAGCCCTGAGGATATGCGTGCAGGAAGAACGCAGAAAAAGGGTCCGATGCACATCACCTCCGGGTACAGCGTACCCACAACCTATGGAAACAGCTACAAATACAGTGCTCTTGGATACACCTGCCTCGTCGAAGGGGCGATGGCACCACTGGAAGCGAGGCATACCCATGAGGAGTTTGCCTTCACCCCACTTCAGGACTCATTTGCCAATGCACTCTTTGACGGGAACTGGGGGATGCTTGGAGCAATCGAAGAAGGAGACATCAAACGGACGGCGGCCATCATCGCCTGGACACTCTCAGCAGTGAAAGGTTTTGCGGTTAAGCTTACCAATCCCGGAGGAACCGAGGCATGGGGCTTTGGGAAGAACGTCTCATGCATCAACCAGAAGATGCCACGGTTTGATATCACCCCGACCGAGATCATCAGATCCGCTATCGAGGCGAACGAGCTCCTGAATCTTCCACATTCTGTCCACCTCCATTGTAATAATCTTGGAACCCCGGGCAACTATACCTGCACCCTCGGTACCTTTGACCTCGTCCCGGATCTGAATGACAAGCGGCAGACACTGTATGCAACTCATGTCCAGTTCCACTCATATGGAGGAAGCGGATGGTCCGACTTCTCTTCAAAGAGCGAACCGATTGCTCGAAAGGTGAATATGCGCCCTCAGATCGTCATCGATATGGGCCAGGTGATGTTTGGAAGGACCACAACGATGACGGCAGACGGGCCGATGGAGTTTAACCTCTACCGGCTCCACCATGACAAGTGGAGCAACCATGATGTCGAGCTTGAGACCGGATCCGGGATTATTCCGGTTAATTACCGGAGGAAGAACCTTGTCAACAGCATCATGTGGGCGATCGGCCTTGAACTTGCCCTCCTCGTCGAGAGTCCATGGCAGTGCCTCCTGACGACCGATAATCCAAATGGTGCTCCGTTTGTCAAATACCCTGAGATCATCGCACTTCTGATGAGCAAAAAATACCGGGACGCAGAATTTGCAACGGTTCACCAGGATACCGGGAAGAGAGTGCCCCTCCCTGCCATCGACCGGGAGCTCACCTGGCATGATATCGCGGTGATGACACGTGCCGGCCAGGCACGGGCGCTTGGGATCACCGGTGTCGGCAAGGGATATCTCCTCCCCGGTGCTGAAGCAGATATTGCGGTCTATCCGATGAGGGTTGATGATATTGACCCCGCACAACAGTATGAAGAGGTCATCAAAGGCTTTTCACAGACCGAATATACGATCAAGCGTGGCCGGGTCGTATCCAGGAGGGGTGATGCACTGATTCATGGTGAGAATACCACATTCTGGGTGAAGCCTGAGGTTCCTCCGGAGTATGACATGACGCATGATGAACGGTTCAAGGAACACTTTGAACGGTATTACAGCATCCGAATGAGTAATTATCCGGTCCAGGAGGAATACCTCCACAGGAACTACTGCATCAGGACGGAGACCGATCTATGAAAGTGACGATAACCCTCTGGGACAGGGATAACCCGCTGATCCCGGTCGAAGCCGAGATGAT is a genomic window of Methanocalculus alkaliphilus containing:
- a CDS encoding rubredoxin: MDECFSFRCIVCGFIYDPMRGDPMRGIEPGTQLEDLPDDYTCPVCGVFVVTGNSPFVLIESEGSGCGLERMYGGREEEER
- a CDS encoding AI-2E family transporter, which encodes MPGGGYPDKNVLLVTGVIMAAAAIFFWQLLAIIILAGTLAVILLPIHRQLTRVINPGVSALLIATFVIVFVTFVISFTIAVFYTNSALIEEIIDTILLWLTTLGASGTPTVGESELNDWITLQINNLTAWGISLIYHAPRIVLDILIFLMALMAFLYKGEEMYIRAVNALPGRLSSGLREISKTVVDTLYAIYVVHVVTALITFLLAIPFFYVLGYDHILFYATIAAMFQLVPILGPSLLMLFLGIYAFSMGDYRGVAMIGLVGYPVVCALPDLVFRPLIMGMRASINPLLMWIGFFGGLAIMGLIGFILGPLIIAFVVSGYILLLRELEMAKKQEVASDPKAE
- a CDS encoding DUF2109 family protein, coding for MESLIAAAICLLIAVYGAFRAVIEKETLARLPFVNVMNFGIAGAIVLILPHPLTLVAAAAYFIGSTLEANAIASAYAKRGGT
- a CDS encoding DUF2108 domain-containing protein; protein product: MIDSLVILLLTVLITLGAVATALWKGPFDKLIGLSIITAGIIPFVVMRGYLDVAIVVVLIVPLSTIIILLLLGRPVR
- a CDS encoding EhaE family protein, coding for MSPEFIIGCGLLILGTICTAWPSPRDYITRLINIEVAAFGLLLVMLSFDEMIALLTFVAVSAVSVFILVRVIGKKEAAGQ
- a CDS encoding DUF2106 family protein codes for the protein MIRKISKILSNFDNLSRVYAVLIIIVILGGLISIPSMEYHGDRLYPKTIDRDSPLDPYDRGGEPFERADILAEYPENSPYLGFTTAYLTPLAMAVVATTPYMGTTIVAHPGGIIDEILYVTRGLDTVVETAILFVAFAMAAYLYRRRDDE
- a CDS encoding EhaG family protein; translated protein: MITPFHIGLFAVSLCILATFLAFLQEKDDLHKLILTDLAAIMALFIIALVGTDLAEALILPGLVVGISKLMALAEIYLVKEGIQQEKSSTVLDIEILDTAPSILAAILVIYGIILSGFSGGAIAGLGIIFYLAFKAHDEKFELIETVSGYAWVTWIAAFFIFLIFPSQWFLAVMLAGGGILLKVMAKFSLIGTMRGDPGV
- a CDS encoding respiratory chain complex I subunit 1 family protein → MIEYILAAIFAGLLLHGIHRKVIARVQGRPGPPIWQEILHTLKFLAKETWIPKTASQGVYVGVVAISIGLWVAAFALLMAGESLLLLFALYVLHKIVEHGIGLASGSPYTKFGAIRSVVSAASELPLLASVALIYLITGSLMLRDIEAYQVINGPLLLPALPAAIALYMVILSKVHYGPFSIVEAKELVSGYWTEHFGVWRGVMNAAFGLKTFVLLYAFVMIFIGPVGVPLTLLLILLLMLTLSFVCAATPMLAPYDSVTVQTMTTALIACYIIYLGVFA
- a CDS encoding DUF1959 family protein, whose translation is MEYLYEKDLRRMKLLILGSRRHHAATQEIAAILGIHIQGARKILIEQCDMLLLENLPARCDAARRKGTDIEQQLGIHLLTQATLLIPPDKGQKAVAGVMEKIERGLEREIAFKEGRAEILELIRS
- a CDS encoding NADH-quinone oxidoreductase subunit B family protein is translated as MSIIQRLKNTVRSRSIHVCYVNVGSCNGCDIEIIACLSPRYDIEQYGIYVHNNPREADVLLITGAFSPQWEDKLKQLWEKIPHPKVAIAIGNCPISGCVFNRPETLVDPPVSKHIPIAAEIPGCPPRPTEIISTILSLAPLIFKDYEEKKK
- a CDS encoding nickel-dependent hydrogenase large subunit, translating into MKKTVDISLPVGPVHPLFKEPCRIKCETRGEYVLSAEVELGYVKKGIERIMRGRPWQEVMFLAERVCGICSVIHNYTFIEAVEKISGITPPERAAYLRVIVNELDRMQSHLLANYSYCYTIEHETLAMYILNLRETVMDQLELITGARITCSYIVPGGVRWDLPDEKEESLRVALDHIDSELRRFVRIFETGPFIALRSKGIGILTKEAAEAAHAVGPTARASGISVDCRSDHPTYQALGFTPVVRQEGDNYARIMARFEEVFQSTNLIRAALSRMKPGSVRGGGVIRAGAIQYRAEAPRGELLYDLVTDEYGRILEIAIQTPSIMNTQVCAHEMLTDAESAADITSIFISSDPCIACTER
- a CDS encoding 4Fe-4S binding protein, with product MTSIIWYIREFLRPAWISRFLTAKTEPLVTPPYFRDFPVTTENECTQCLACMMICPAPEAIVVVKRGGIWRPEITKGHCIRCGLCVEACPEDVLASGQILAIKKEEKLLISGTYHISINPKTCMGCGNCSVVCPVNREIDPSLRSSGTSRSNEVIMRVDTGQTKVFHEEKCTGCKTCEEHCPNNAIRVARVVEATEGEEV
- a CDS encoding molybdopterin dinucleotide binding domain-containing protein, coding for MRYTLISGRTIPQGSFVEHKISQGYREATSILFIHPMDLFDLGIESGDNVRVSSEAGSVVLKTQETETLREGCVFIALGPYANAITGGYSHGTGMPDYKEISVEIEPTDDPIVTVWDLMEDIGGLRYDS